The Euzebya sp. genome includes a window with the following:
- a CDS encoding biotin--[acetyl-CoA-carboxylase] ligase, which yields MSETGPPEALRRSLVADVPLVAAIGWHDEIGSTNAELLSRPGAPTGTVLVADVQTAGRGRRGRTWHAPAGSSLMSSVLLRPSIPARTWPVLPLAVGTAVLEACRVVVDGMDPARLALKWPNDLLVDGVKAAGILVEASGDRVVAGMGINVDWRGVARPPEVQATSLAEAAGGDVDRWRLLEVLLVALDRHLGLAEADPGGVVGRYAPDCATVGVEVTAQGAAPIEGTAVGLTPEGHLRIRTRDGGDRVVAAGEVEHVRAAHHE from the coding sequence GTGAGCGAGACCGGTCCCCCCGAGGCGCTGCGCCGATCGCTCGTGGCCGACGTCCCGCTGGTGGCGGCGATCGGGTGGCACGACGAGATCGGGTCCACCAACGCCGAGCTGCTCAGCCGACCGGGTGCGCCGACCGGCACGGTCCTCGTCGCCGACGTCCAGACCGCCGGCCGTGGGCGGCGGGGGCGGACCTGGCACGCGCCGGCGGGGTCGTCGTTGATGTCGAGCGTGCTGCTGCGCCCGTCCATCCCGGCGCGGACCTGGCCGGTGCTGCCCCTCGCGGTGGGGACGGCGGTGCTGGAGGCCTGCCGCGTCGTGGTCGACGGCATGGACCCCGCACGGCTGGCGCTGAAGTGGCCGAACGACCTGCTGGTCGACGGCGTCAAGGCCGCCGGGATCCTGGTCGAGGCGAGCGGCGACCGGGTGGTCGCGGGCATGGGCATCAACGTCGACTGGCGGGGCGTGGCCCGGCCACCGGAGGTGCAGGCCACGTCGCTGGCCGAGGCCGCCGGCGGGGACGTCGACCGGTGGCGGCTGCTCGAGGTCCTGCTCGTCGCCCTCGACCGCCACCTCGGCCTGGCCGAGGCGGATCCCGGGGGTGTCGTCGGCCGCTACGCGCCGGACTGCGCCACCGTCGGGGTTGAGGTCACCGCCCAGGGGGCAGCACCGATCGAGGGGACCGCCGTGGGCCTGACGCCCGAGGGGCACCTGCGGATCCGCACCCGCGACGGCGGCGACCGCGTGGTCGCCGCAGGAGAGGTCGAGCACGTGAGAG